From the genome of Litorilinea aerophila:
CCGGTGGTCCAGGCGGCCGATTACTTCCTGCGCCGGGAAACCGGCCTCCTGGGGCTGGCCGACCTGCGCCTGGTGGACTGCCAGCCCGCGCCCGACGAACCGGACGTGTGGACGGTTCGCTTCGTCACCGCGACCGACGGCGCGCGCCATCAGCTGCGCCTGCGCCAGGAGCTGTCCCCCTTTGAACTGGCCCTGAGCTGTGGCAAAGAGGAAGCCGAGGCGGTGCCCCAGCATCGGCTCCTGGCCTGGGATGTGGAAAACCCCCGGTCGGCTTGACGGGTCCGCTTGCCGCTTCCTCCATTTTGACATCGATTGACATCCCGGGCCGCCGGAGCCCAGCAGGAAGCACGATCCTGTTGGTCCCCTGGCGGCCCGGCCATTTCAAGGCCCTTACAGACATCCGACAACCGGGGTTGAAATTGCCTTTAACCTCCTTTGCGCGCGCCGGTTAGTCCCCCTTCAGCACACCGTTCACCGCTGCCGAACCCACTCCCCGCCAAATTGGCCCGCAACGCTCCCCAAAATGATGGTAGGATCTCCCGCGGGTTTCTGCCCGACAAGGCCGGACAGACCGGCCGGCCTGAAGGCAAGGGGAGACTTCTGCCCGGGACCTCCTTTTCCCCGGGGAGATCTGGCGAGATGCGGTCTCCCATCCAAGAGCACAAAACCAACATGGGGAGTTATCCGTGATGCCGAAAACATATCGCAAGAGTGGACGAGAAAAAAGAAACCGGCTTTTCCGCCAGGCTCTGCTGTGGGGATGGATGGTTCTGCTGGTGGGTGGGTTGGTTGTTGGCTGTACCCCGGCGCAGGAAACCGGGCGCGAGGAGACACAGCCTGTCCCGGCAGCTTCAGCCGATGGGGAAGGGCGCCGGGTGGCCCACGCCATGGGCGAAACCCAGGTCCCATGCACGCCCCAACGGGTGGTCACCCTGGGCCAGGGGGCCACGGACGCCGTCCTGGCGCTGGGGTTGACGCCGGTAGGTGCCGTGGATCCCTGGGGTGGGAAGTGGTACGCCTACCTGGGCGACCGCATGGCGGACGTGCCTTCCGTGGGTAGCGAGACCGAACCCAACCTGGAGACCATTGTCGCCCTGGATCCGGACCTCATCCTCGGCAGCCGCCTGCGCCACGAGGCTATCTACGACCAGTTGAGCGCCATCGCGCCCACGGTCTTCGCCGAGACCATCGGCAAGGCCTGGAAGGAAAATTTCCAACTCTACGCCCAGGCCCTCTGCCGGGAGGAACAGGGCCAGGAGCTGCTGGCTGCCTGGGAGGCGCGCATCGCCGACTTTCAGGGCAAAATGGGCGAGCGCCTGCAGACCCGGGTATCGCTGGTCCGCTTCCGGGCCGATGAAGTGCGCATCTACACCACCGGCTTTCCCGGCTCTGTGCTGCGGGAGGCCGGCCTCTCTCGCCCCGAAAGCCAGCAGGTGGACGACTGGGAGAACGCGCCCCAGGTCATGACCCTGAGCAAAGAGCAGATCCCCCTCATGGATGGCGACATCCTGTTCTACATGGTCTCGGACTGGGAGAACAACGAAGGCAGCCAGATCCAGGCCGAGTGGACGGGACATCCCCTCTGGCAGACGCTCCAGGTCGTCCAACAGGGGGCCGTCTACCCGGTCAATGAAGAGCACTGGAACCTGGGCGGCGGCATCCTGGCCGCCAACCGCATGCTGGATGACCTCTACCGCTTCTTCCTGGGCGAAGAAGCCACGGAACCCGCGCCGGCCACCACGGCCTTCCCCGTCACCATCGAGCACAAATTCGGCACCACCACCATTCCCCAGGCGCCCCAGCGGGTGGTGACCGTCGGGTTCAGCGAACAGGATCCGGTCCTGGCCTTGGGCGTAAAACCTGTGGCCGTGCGGGAATGGTTCGGCGAACAGCCCTACGCGATCTGGCCCTGGGCCCAGGACGAGCTGGGCGACGCCACGCCCCAGGTGTTGCGCATGCCCTTCGGCGAATTGAACTTCGAAGCCATCGCCGCGCTCCAGCCGGACCTGATCGTGGCCACCCATGCCGGAATCACCCAGGAGGAATACAACCTCCTGGCCCAGATCGCCCCTACCCTGGCCCAATCGGCCGCTTACCCCGATTTCGGCATGCCCTGGCAGGAGCAGACCCGCATCATCGGGCAAGCGCTGGGCCGCCCGGAGCAGGCCGAAGCCCAGATCGAGAAAGTGGAAGCCCAGATCGCTGAAGCTGCCCAGCAGCACCCGATCCTGGCCGGCAAAACCGTGGCCTGGATCACCCCGGCTGGCGAGCCTGGACAGTTCTGGGTCGTAGGGCCGGACACGCCGCCCATGCGCTTCCTGACCGCCCTGGGCCTCTCCTATCCAGACGAACTCCGAGCCCTGGTGGGAGAGCTGGACTCCGCCCAGATCAGCAGCGAACGCTTGGACCTGCTGGATGTGGACGTGCTACTGGTGCGAGCTGCCAACGAGGAAGAACGGGCCGCCATCGAAGCAGATCCCATCTTCCAATCCCTGGGCGTATTCCAGGATAACCGCGTCATCTTCTTTGTCGGCGCCGATGACCCCATCTACGGCGCGCTCAGCTTTAGCACGGTGCTCAGCCTGCCCTATGCATTGGAAGAGCTGGTTCCTCAACTGGT
Proteins encoded in this window:
- a CDS encoding iron-siderophore ABC transporter substrate-binding protein, whose protein sequence is MPKTYRKSGREKRNRLFRQALLWGWMVLLVGGLVVGCTPAQETGREETQPVPAASADGEGRRVAHAMGETQVPCTPQRVVTLGQGATDAVLALGLTPVGAVDPWGGKWYAYLGDRMADVPSVGSETEPNLETIVALDPDLILGSRLRHEAIYDQLSAIAPTVFAETIGKAWKENFQLYAQALCREEQGQELLAAWEARIADFQGKMGERLQTRVSLVRFRADEVRIYTTGFPGSVLREAGLSRPESQQVDDWENAPQVMTLSKEQIPLMDGDILFYMVSDWENNEGSQIQAEWTGHPLWQTLQVVQQGAVYPVNEEHWNLGGGILAANRMLDDLYRFFLGEEATEPAPATTAFPVTIEHKFGTTTIPQAPQRVVTVGFSEQDPVLALGVKPVAVREWFGEQPYAIWPWAQDELGDATPQVLRMPFGELNFEAIAALQPDLIVATHAGITQEEYNLLAQIAPTLAQSAAYPDFGMPWQEQTRIIGQALGRPEQAEAQIEKVEAQIAEAAQQHPILAGKTVAWITPAGEPGQFWVVGPDTPPMRFLTALGLSYPDELRALVGELDSAQISSERLDLLDVDVLLVRAANEEERAAIEADPIFQSLGVFQDNRVIFFVGADDPIYGALSFSTVLSLPYALEELVPQLVQAVERS